A single Larimichthys crocea isolate SSNF chromosome VIII, L_crocea_2.0, whole genome shotgun sequence DNA region contains:
- the pcdh9 gene encoding protocadherin-9 isoform X3, with protein MDLKDYYLLGALLACIWLDPSIAQELIYPIREELQENVLIGNIPKDLNISHTNAATGASANLVYRLVSKAGDNPLVRVLSSTGEIFTTSNRIDREKLCPGPSFEDSECSFEIEVVILPNDYFRLIKIKIIVKDTNDNAPMFPSPVINISIPENTLINSRFAIPSATDPDTGPNSVHKYELINGQSAFGLDIVETPEGEKWPQLIVQQNLDREQKDTYVMKIKVEDGGSPQKSSTAILQVTVTDVNDNRPVFKEGQIEVHIPENSPIGTSVVQLQATDADIGANAEIRYVFGTQVSPATKRLFALNTTSGLITVQRPLDREETAIHKLSVLASDGSSSSARATVTINVTDVNDNPPNIDLRYIISPINGTVFLSEKDPINTKIALITVSDKDTDINGKVICFIEKDVPFHLKAVYDNQYLLETSALLDYEGTKEYNFKIVASDSGKPSLNQTALVRVKLEDENDNPPIFTQPVIELAVMENNKRDLFLTTLSATDEDSGKNAEIVYQLGPNASFFDLDRKTGVLTASRVFDREDQDRFLFTVTARDNGTPPLQTQAAVIVTVLDENDNNPKFTHNHFQFFVSENLPKYSTVGVITVTDSDAGENAAVSLSILNDNENFILDPYSGVIKSNVSFDREQQSSYTFDVRAVDSGRPPCSSAAKVTINVIDVNDNTPIVIYPPSNTSFKLVPLSSIPGSVVAEVFAVDGDTGMNAELKYTIVSGNNKGLFRIDPVTGNITLEEKPAVTDIGLHRLVVNISDLGYPKSLHTLVLVFLYVNDTVGNSTLIYDLIRRTMETPIDRNIGESSETYQSGDYLTIMIAFVTGALVVIIVIFVTVLLRCRHASRFKAAQRKKQGAEWMSPNTENKQNKKKKRKKRKSPKSSLLNFVTIEGNKPDDPAHEPINGTISLPTELEEQGIGRFDWNATPTTTFKPSSPDLARHYKSASPQSAFHLKADTPVSVKKHHVIQELPLDNTFVGGCDTLSKRSSTSSDHFSASECSSQGGFKTKGPMHTRQQGTLTRARTELNPEYLDLRPRAELNPEYWTPCTPLAQDDFYEQASPDKRTEADGNSDPNSGEL; from the coding sequence ATGGATCTAAAAGACTATTACCTGTTGGGCGCCCTACTTGCCTGCATCTGGCTAGATCCTTCAATAGCCCAAGAACTAATCTACCCCATCAGAGAGGAGCTGCAAGAAAATGTCCTCATTGGAAACATACCAAAGGACCTAAATATTTCCCATACAAATGCTGCCACTGGAGCGAGTGCTAATCTCGTGTACCGACTTGTCTCCAAAGCAGGAGATAACCCACTGGTCCGCGTTCTGAGCAGCACTGGCGAGATATTCACAACATCTAACCGAATCGACAGGGAGAAGTTGTGCCCCGGTCCCTCGTTTGAGGACAGCGAGTGCTCCTTTGAAATCGAAGTGGTCATTCTGCCTAATGATTATTTCAGGCTGATTAAGATCAAAATAATTGTCAAAGACACAAATGATAATGCCCCCATGTTCCCGTCCCCTGTGATCAACATCTCCATCCCCGAGAACACGCTCATTAACAGCCGCTTCGCTATTCCTTCTGCCACTGACCCAGACACTGGCCCCAACAGTGTCCACAAATACGAGCTGATCAACGGGCAGAGTGCCTTCGGCTTAGACATCGTAGAAACGCCTGAGGGGGAGAAGTGGCCCCAGCTTATTGTGCAGCAGAATCTGGACAGAGAGCAGAAGGATACGTATGTGATGAAGATTAAAGTGGAGGACGGTGGCAGTCCACAGAAATCCAGCACTGCTATTCTCCAAGTTACAGTAACAGATGTCAATGATAACAGGCCGGTGTTTAAAGAGGGGCAGATAGAAGTGCATATACCAGAAAACTCCCCTATTGGCACTTCTGTTGTGCAGCTTCAGGCCACAGATGCAGACATAGGGGCAAATGCAGAGATACGTTATGTATTTGGGACTCAGGTGTCTCCTGCTACAAAAAGACTCTTTGCATTAAATACAACATCTGGCCTAATTACAGTGCAAAGGCCCCTGGATAGAGAGGAGACTGCTATTCATAAGCTGTCTGTTTTAGCGAGCGATGGCAGCTCTAGTTCTGCCAGAGCTACTGTTACCATAAATGTGACTGATGTTAATGACAATCCACCTAATATAGACCTGAGATACATAATCAGTCCCATAAATGGCACTGTTTTCCTCTCGGAGAAGGATCCCATCAATACCAAGATAGCTCTCATCACCGTGTCAGACAAAGACACTGACATTAACGGCAAGGTCATTTGTTTCATAGAAAAGGATGTGCCCTTCCATCTCAAAGCCGTGTACGACAACCAGTATCTGTTAGAGACATCTGCACTGCTCGACTATGAAGGGACCAAGGAATACAACTTTAAAATTGTAGCTTCTGACTCTGGAAAACCAAGCTTGAATCAGACTGCCTTAGTAAGAGTGAAGCTGGAGGATGAGAATGACAACCCACCTATTTTCACTCAGCCAGTTATTGAGCTGGCTGTTATGGAAAACAACAAACGCGACCTGTTCCTCACTACTCTCAGCGCCACCGATGAGGACAGTGGGAAAAACGCAGAGATTGTTTATCAGCTGGGACCAAATGCATCATTCTTTGATCTTGACCGCAAAACGGGGGTCCTGACGGCGTCCAGGGTTTTTGACCGAGAGGATCAGGATAGGTTTCTCTTCACTGTAACGGCAAGAGATAACGGGACACCCCCTCTGCAAACGCAGGCAGCTGTTATTGTAACTGTGCTGGATGAAAATGATAACAATCCTAAGTTCACACATAACCACTTTCAGTTCTTTGTGTCTGAGAATCTTCCTAAATACAGCACCGTGGGGGTGATAACTGTGACAGATTCAGATGCTGGAGAAAatgctgctgtttctctttctaTACTGAACGACAATGAGAACTTTATACTGGATCCTTACTCTGGGGTGATAAAATCTAATGTGTCATTTGATCGGGAGCAACAGAGCTCCTACACTTTTGATGTCAGGGCTGTGGACAGTGGCAGGCCTCCTTGCTCCTCAGCTGCCAAGGTGACCATCAATGTCATTGACGTGAACGACAACACCCCAATCGTCATCTACCCCCCCTCCAACACATCTTTCAAGCTTGTCCCTCTCTCCTCTATCCCAGGATCTGTGGTGGCAGAAGTGTTTGCAGTAGATGGTGATACAGGGATGAATGCAGAACTAAAGTACACCATTGTTAGTGGGAACAACAAAGGTCTGTTCAGAATTGACCCTGTCACAGGAAATATTACTCTGGAAGAAAAACCAGCAGTGACTGACATAGGGTTACATAGATTAGTGGTCAATATCAGTGACCTGGGATATCCCAAATCTCTCCATACTCTGGTGCTGGTATTTCTGTATGTCAATGACACTGTGGGTAACTCAACACTCATCTATGATCTCATCCGACGCACTATGGAGACCCCGATTGACCGCAACATTGGTGAAAGCAGTGAAACCTATCAAAGTGGCGACTATTTAACCATAATGATAGCATTTGTGACGGGTGCCTTAGTAGTGATTATTGTCATCTTTGTCACGGTGCTGCTGCGTTGCCGCCACGCTTCAAGGTTCAAGGCTGcgcagaggaaaaaacagggGGCTGAGTGGATGTCACCCAACACAGAGAACAAgcagaataagaagaaaaagcGCAAGAAAAGGAAATCCCCCAAAAGCTCCCTGCTCAACTTTGTCACCATCGAGGGGAACAAACCTGACGATCCTGCGCACGAGCCAATCAACGGAACCATCAGCCTGCCCACCGAGCTTGAGGAGCAAGGGATTGGACGCTTTGATTGGAATGCAACACCTACCACAACCTTCAAGCCTAGCAGCCCAGACCTGGCCCGGCACTACAAGTCTGCCTCGCCGCAATCGGCCTTCCATCTCAAGGCCGACACGCCGGTCTCAGTGAAGAAGCATCACGTGATTCAAGAGCTCCCATTGGATAACACATTTGTCGGGGGCTGTGACACCCTTTCCAAGAGGTCCTCCACGAGCTCCGACCACTTCAGTGCCTCAGAGTGCAGTTCCCAAGGAGGGTTCAAGACGAAGGGGCCCATGCACACCAGACAGCAG